Proteins from a single region of Roseofilum capinflatum BLCC-M114:
- a CDS encoding PEP-CTERM sorting domain-containing protein: MKRPSVVSFLTFIPALTLMSLVSQPVNSAYAASLGAELIQNGNAETGDTSGWLTTGIEIIPAQNFGFLGLSESTDLGNFSFTGGLGPAHSQSLTQSIDVSNLAEKIDSSQIFSTFSLFIQSRLVAPLSDLGTATLSFLDESDNLLMSEEFLDIPVNNVFDWNYFGDERILPVGTRQIQVVLDASRNGGGSSDSAFDQVSLTLNTVPDAKSVPEPSSILGLLALGSVCATYRLLKHRN; the protein is encoded by the coding sequence ATGAAACGACCTTCAGTGGTCTCATTTTTGACCTTTATTCCAGCCTTAACCCTGATGAGTCTGGTAAGTCAACCGGTTAATTCCGCCTATGCTGCTAGTCTTGGTGCTGAACTGATTCAAAATGGTAATGCAGAAACCGGAGATACCAGTGGATGGCTCACCACAGGAATTGAGATAATACCCGCTCAAAATTTTGGTTTCTTGGGATTGTCAGAAAGTACAGACCTTGGCAATTTCTCGTTTACTGGAGGGCTAGGGCCTGCTCACTCTCAATCTTTAACTCAATCGATTGATGTTAGTAATCTTGCTGAAAAGATTGATAGCAGCCAGATATTTTCTACTTTCAGTCTTTTTATCCAATCCCGATTAGTTGCGCCCTTATCTGACTTGGGTACAGCAACCTTATCGTTTTTAGATGAGAGTGATAATCTTCTCATGTCTGAGGAATTTCTAGATATTCCTGTAAACAATGTATTTGATTGGAATTACTTTGGCGACGAAAGGATACTACCGGTGGGCACTCGCCAAATTCAAGTCGTTCTTGATGCCAGTCGTAACGGAGGCGGTTCTTCCGATAGTGCATTCGATCAAGTTTCGCTGACTCTAAACACTGTTCCTGATGCAAAATCTGTACCTGAACCTTCTTCTATACTTGGTTTACTGGCTTTGGGTAGTGTCTGCGCGACTTACCGGTTACTCAAGCATCGAAACTAA